The genome window AATATTTTAGATGACTTTAATTCGCTTAGCATTGACTTTGCGTCAGATGTTGTGATTGGTAGCATCCTAAATGCCACGTCCTTGAACACTTCGGTCATCACGCCGCCAAGTCCTACCATCATCACTGGGCCAAACTGTGGGTCGTTTTGAAGGCCGACGATCAGCTCGATTCCCTTTGGAACCATCTTCTCCAGTAGTACGCCTTTTACATGGACTCCTTTTTTCTTTGAGAGTCTCCCGTACATGTCGGTAAATGTCTTTCTTACGTCCTTGTCATTGTCAATTCCCACCTTGACTCCGCCAACGTCTGTCTTGTGGAGGATCTGCGGGGAAACTATTTTCATCACCAAAGGATAGCCGATTTTCTTTGCCGCCTTGACTGCCTCGTCTGCAGATGTGACAAGCGCGTATGGAGGCACCTTTACCCCGTATGTCTTGAGAATTGATTTTGAGGCTTCTTCGGTGATTACCTTGTGATCTGTTTTTATTGTTTCTTCAAAAATTTTCAGAGTAGAACTCATAATGTGATCGAATCCCTCCAGATTCAATATATTAAACTTTGGTCAAAGATTAAACTCGGACTTGAAGTTCCGGTAAAAGATTCTCATGTTGTTTTGGACGCTGGGCAGATTTTGATCCATTTGGTTTTGGATTGATTTTGGATCGATGTATGGGATTTTTGCCAGCTCGTCTGCGGCATTCTCAAGCCAGGACAGAATTGTTTTCCTGTCAACTTCGAGGTGGAACTGCACGCCGACTGCGCTCCCCACCCGAAATGCCTGGTTGTACAGCCCAGAATATGCAAGGCGGGTTGCGTTTTTTGGAATGTCAAACGTGTCGCCGTGCCAGTGAAACACGGTAAACGGGCTTTGTATTCCCCGGAACAGGTTCGATGCCGAGTCCACCCGTATGTCGTCATAGAACCCAATTTCCTTCATTGGTCCCGGGAACACGTTTGCCCCAAAGGCCTTTGCAATTAGCTGCGAGCCCAAGCAGATCCCAAGGACCGGGATGTTTTTTCCAGACGCCTCCCGGATCAGGCTCATTTCGTTTTTGAGGTATTCCAGATTGTCGTTTGCGCTCTCAGGGGCCCCAAGCACCATCACCATGGAATGATCAAGGCTTGGGAGTTTTTCCTTTTTTGCAAAAACAACATCCAGACGAAACCCGTCAGATTCCAGCAACTTGCCTAGTTCCCCAGGCCCCTCAAGCCTTGCGTTTTGTACGACAAGTATGTCTGACATCTTTAGCAGCTTGTGTCCTTGTTCATCATCTCCAAGAACTCCTGGCCGGAATATTCGTGCGTGACAGAAAGCGGAATCGTCCAGAACAGTGAATACTCTAGTGTTGCAACCACCCGCATCTTGTCTGCGTCAATGCGGGTAACGTCGGTTCCCTGTATTTCGGTGTCAAGAAACGAGAAAAATATTTGCGAGACTTGTTTGTCGTCTGCCTCAAACTTGCCGCTTATTTGCGCCCCAGAGTGCGGCTGCACCGCAGTCCCGGAGGCTGTAAATTTTCCAATCTGTTTTGAATCATAAAATATGATAAATTCGTACTTTGAAAAGCTTGCAGGATAATCAGAGTCGTTGCAGACTGCCATGTTTTTTCCATATAGCACGGAAAGATAGTCAAAGTCAGATGCCCACTTGAATTGCAAGCTGCTTGCAGAGACAAGATTCAGAGACGAGTAGCCAAGCGAGGACACAATTACGATTATTGATACTATCACTATTATGGTGTGCTTGTTTGCCACGAATCATAAAGCAGTTTAGGCGTAATTTTAGGTATTTGGTCCTTTTAACCTACGATGATCATAAATAGTAAGAAAGTAAAACAATCTTACTGATGAGAATATTAGAAGACCCAGAGATTACAACGATGAGTGAAAAAGGACAAGTGGTCATACCTCAGGAGATGAGAAAACATCTTGGAATAAAGCCCAAGACCAAATTCATAGTATATGTTGTTGGCGATAACATAATAATGAGAAAGCTCGATATGCCAGACATAAAAAAAGAATGGAAAAGCATATTCCAGACAATGGATAAAAAACACCTCAAACTAGACGAAAGGGAAATCGCGAAAGAGATCAGATCGTACAGGAAAGAAAAACACAAAAAATAGATACAGAAACAGGACGTTCTCTCACAGATTATTATAAAATGAAAAAGAGGATTTTATGGCCAGAGGCCTTTTGCTTTGAATGCTTCAACAACTCGACTTACTGCCAAAACCATTGCTGCGCGTCTCATGTCCACCTTGTGCTTCTTTGACAAAGCAAGCGTGTCACGGAATCCGCGTGTGATGTGGTCTTCCATCTTCTTTGCAACCTCGTCAAATGTCCAATAGTATCCCATGTTGTTTTGCACCCATTCAAGGTACGAGATACAGACACCGCCAGAGTTTGCCAGAATATCTGGAATCATCAGTATTTTCTTGCCGTACAGAATTGGATCTGCATCTGGCATAGTTGGGCCGTTTGCCGCCTCTGCAATTATCTTGCAGTTTATTTTCTTTGCAATGCTTGC of Candidatus Nitrosotenuis sp. DW1 contains these proteins:
- a CDS encoding type 1 glutamine amidotransferase, whose amino-acid sequence is MSDILVVQNARLEGPGELGKLLESDGFRLDVVFAKKEKLPSLDHSMVMVLGAPESANDNLEYLKNEMSLIREASGKNIPVLGICLGSQLIAKAFGANVFPGPMKEIGFYDDIRVDSASNLFRGIQSPFTVFHWHGDTFDIPKNATRLAYSGLYNQAFRVGSAVGVQFHLEVDRKTILSWLENAADELAKIPYIDPKSIQNQMDQNLPSVQNNMRIFYRNFKSEFNL
- a CDS encoding AbrB/MazE/SpoVT family DNA-binding domain-containing protein; amino-acid sequence: MRILEDPEITTMSEKGQVVIPQEMRKHLGIKPKTKFIVYVVGDNIIMRKLDMPDIKKEWKSIFQTMDKKHLKLDEREIAKEIRSYRKEKHKK